The Bacteroidales bacterium genomic interval GACCAGACTAATGATTGATATCAAAGTATCATAAGTTGAACGGTCTACACTGCACGGGGCAACGCTTAAATTTAGTAAGTTATTCTTTGTACGGACTATATTGTTCTATATTTAGGGACTAATGACTTAATTCCGAAGAATGTGCTGATAAAATGCGCCTGCAGCCCATCGGAGCGCCAGTAATAATAATACATCAGCTCAATTTCATCGAACGACCAGTTGGCAAACATTCTCTTATAAGGCGCATACCTGAAACCGGCGCCGGCTTTCACGCTGTAAAAGGCTGATAAGTCGTAGTCGGACGTGTAAAAAGTTTCAGTAAGGAGATGTTTCTTAAATGGCATGAAATATTTCGATCCGGATTGCTGGTAAAACCGGAATGAAATGGACGGAGTCAGGTAAGGGTTGACTTTGTAAAAAGTTTCCAATCCTAATGTATTGGAAAGTATGTCGAAATCATCCAGGTAAAAACGATAAAAAGTATTCAGGATCAGGCTTGTACCGATGTAAGCATTGAGTTTAACTCCCACAGGAATTTTAATACGGCGGGTTGGCAGGTGTTCCACCTTCGCCTTATCTTCACCCTTGAAATATACCCTGTGGTAAGGAGTGGAGAGTAATCCTGTCTGAATAATTACACCGGGAAAAAATCCAATGCTCATCCTGCGGTTTATCACCCTTTCAATGCCAAGGCTGAGGTTATATGAGTAACGCATGTAAATATCGAACCAATTGGTATCTCTGAGTTCTACAGGGTAAACCAGGGTGACGGGCTTTTTATAATCATCATTAAGCCTGCCCCAACGCAAGTCATCGAAGAATGCCTGAAAACTGGCATAGTAGCTCGTCATTCCAGCTTTGTCGGGGTGATAGAACCAGAGATTAAAGCCTCCCGATAGAAAATCAGACTCCAGTGACATGCTGCCCGTTAAGCCAAGCTCAATCTGCGGTTTACGGAAATATCGGCTGTAGCCGGCTGAAACCTGGAAATGCGCGTCCTGGTAAGAAGCAGATGACATATTATAATCGATCCGGTCGGTAGATGCAGAGGTAATGAAATCAATGCCGGCATCAAAAAGGATCGTGTTTGTGGAATCGATCTCATGGGAGAAGGAGACCTGAGGTGCATACACCTGCAGCCACCGCTGTCTTTACCCGTTCCTCCCCCGGCAGAGCCTTCACGGTATGCCTGGACCTTTTCCCCGAACGTATCTATCGACCTCTTGCTCATCTTCATAAAATAATCATTCAGGTAAACCCGCTGATAGGGTTTCACAGACTGGCAGGAAGACAGCATAAGGGTTGCCAGCAATAGGAGTAGGATAAGCGGAAGCTTCCTTTTCATTTGATAAAGGTAGGTACTTATTTGTTCAATTCTTCCAAGTTTCAATTTTCAAATTTCTGACTTCTGACTTCTGTCTTCTGGCTTCTCACTCTTTAGTTATTAGCAGCTCAATACCCCGGGAGTAATGAATATTATTCTTATCATCGATGATGATGCAATACGTCCCCGGCAGTTGCGCGATAAAATCCAGGCCAGTTTCCACGCCCATGACAAATACTGCGGTGGCCAGTGCATCTGAAAGCTCGGCATCAGGACTGATAATAGTTACACTTTGCACTCCTTTTGTCGGGTATCCTGTCCGTGGATCAATAATATGGGCATAGCGGATGCCGTTGATCTCGAAATACTTTTCATAATCCCCCGATGTTGCTACGGCAGCATCAGTTACAGGGAGCCAAAGCAGTATCTTGACCGGATTCGTCGGGTCGGCAATTCCGACTTTCCAGGAGCTGCCGTCAGGGCGGATTCCCCAGGCTGTGAGGTCACCACTGGCATTGACCACTCCGCTGGTAATGCCCTTTTTCATCAACATCGTCTTAACTATTTCCGCCGCATAGCCTTTCCCGATGGCGCCGAAACCGATCCGCATCCCGGGTTTCGAAAGAAAAACCTGCGATGAATCCATCAGGAGGATATGCCGATACCCGACCGAACCCAAAGCTTGCATAACCGTTGAAGAATCCGGCATCACCGGATTTTTCCGGTCGAATCTCCAGAGTTTTCCCACCCCGCCAAAGGTGATATCAAAAGCTCCCTGGGTCAGTTCCGATATTATTATGCTTCTCCGGATGAGTTCGTAAACCTCCGGGGACAACCTTACAGGTTCCTTTCCGGCATTTGCATTCAACCTGCCAGCCTCCGTGGTGTCGCTCCATTCTGAAATCATGTTCTCGATCCGTTTGACTTCATTGATGCTCTCCTGTATCAATTGCCACCCATTGTTGGAATTGGCTGAATCGACGATAGTGAATTCAAAGCCGCAGCCCATGAGCATCGCGCTGGTCCTGAATTCCTTAAGACAATCCGTCTCAGGCATCGCATTTTTCATCTGCCTGATAAACTCTTCCGTACTTTGATGTTCATACCAAAGTGTTGTGATGATGTTTCCATCCGGGTTTAACAGGACCAGGTGCGGGAACAGGCCGGTAGGATTGTATTTTTCCGCCAGTTTTTCATTTTGTAAGATGATCTCAGGCGAAAGTTTCTTCTTTTGCGGGAATTCGGCTTTCAGGATGACCAGGTTTTCTTCAGAATATTTGATGAAGCTGCTGTCGGAGAAGATCTCTTTCTCAAACCGGATGCAGGGGACACACCAGTCGGAACCGGAAAAGATCAGGAATACGGGGCGGTTCTGTTCTTTTGCACGTATAAATGCCTCTGTTTCATTATCTAGCAACTGGGCAAAAGCAGGAGAGACCAGGAATAGAAGGATGATCAATACCCAAAGCGCCGGATAGATAAATCGAATCTTGAAGGTTATCATGAATAACGGAAACCGTTTGTAAAATTAAAGGTAATCAAATACGGGAATTCATGGACGATTTTACATTTACAATCCATAAATGCAAAATGTAAAATGCAACATGAAAAATTTATCGCGATGCCCTAGTTTCTACAAATATGGAACTCCTCCGGAGTTCTTCCGAAAGCATTCCGGATTTTAAATTACAAGCCATCAATACCAACCGCGAACTGGGAACTGCGAACTATCCAACTACCTCACAACCATAAACTTAGCGTTTGCCTTCATCGCCTGTCCATTCTTCAGCACCGCAAGGTAAATCCCAGTCGGATAACCTTCCACATTGATCTGCACCTCATTTTGCCTATCCGGAACTTTGATTTCCAATACTTTCCTCCCAAATATATCATAAATACAAATTGAATAATCCTTTCCCTCATTCAACATTAAACATTCAACATTCAACATTTCCCGGCAGGGATTCGGCCACACCTCCAACCCACCCGTCTTACCGTCATACAGTCCTATAGTCTTATCGTCATCCTCCACCCCCACAATCACCCCGCAATCATCCGGCACAATGGTATCTGATGCAATTTGATACGGGCAAAGGCTGTCGTAAATAAAAGGTGTGGTATAAAAAGTGTCCTGCTCGAGATCCTGGGTTAGCTTGAAAAGGTAAGTGTCAAAATCTCCATTTTCTTCTATTGTGTTATAAAACAATAGTTTGCCATCATGTGTAATGGCCGTTTTGCTCAGCCAACCTGTATTTAGTAAAGTTAGGGAGTCTTTTATATTTCCTAGAGTATCGAAAATGATAGCACGGGATCGAGGTCCATCTTCATTGTAACTCCAGTTTGCTCCACCGGCCAAGAGGGAATCGTTAAAAAAAACAGCAGAGAAAAGAGTTCCCCAATCGTAATCCTCATGAACTAAGTCATAGACTCCAATGACATTTCCAAGCAGATCAATTTTAACCAATGAAGGACGTTTTGCGTAAAGAGTGTCAGAATGATAATAGTGGCTTATGCAGGAATAATAGTATTTTTGGGTGGGATTCATTAATGATGATAATGCCTTACCTCCCAAACAACCAGTCTCCTTGTGAAGTACAATTTCCCATTCAAAATTCCCCAATGAATCTACCTTGACATAATATGGATGAAGCCAGGCAATGGATGGATTTACTGGATCAGGATAACCACAATAGCCTGTCATCAGAAAGCCATGATCAGGAGTCAAGATCAAATTCGATAAGTCTTCATTATCGACGCCCTGATCTGGACTTTGGTAATACTGCTGCCATAATAATTCTCCGTCTGGAGAGAATTTTAAAATACCTGTCCTGTTATTATACAAAGGTAGAAATGCCCCAAAAATGAGTGCAGCACAACCTCCATCCGGAGTAATGACAATGCTTCTGAAAAAATCATTGTCACTGGTTGTCAAAATCAGCCTGCACCACTCCTTCTCACCGCATTCGTTCAATTTAATAATTAGCGGATCCACCATCCCTTCATTAATTGTACCGCCACATAAATAGATATTACCACTTGAGCTTTGCTTAAACTGATCAACCACTGTTGATCCATTGATGCTCCCCAAGAATTTATCCCATAAAATCATCCCATTCTCATCTGTTTTTGTTAACCAAGTATAATGAGGGAAATTGGGTACGACCCAACCGGTAAGCAAGTACCCATGGTCGTATGAAACATCAATGAATATACCTGGGCCAGTCAAATCATCATGGTATTGCTGTATCCACCTATTTTGAGTGTAGACTGAAAAACAAGTGAATACCGTAATTAAGAATATAAGCGTTATTCGTCTCATTAGAATTACTCATTTATAAGTACAAATTTTGAGGATTCTAATATTTCTCCATCCATGACTAATTGTACACTATATACCCCAGAAGCAAGTTTAGCCATGGGTATAACGATCTGATTCTTACTTCCTATGAGACTTTGCCGGTAACATGGCTTTCCCTCTAAGGAATAAATATCAATCCAGGGGTTTCCTGCTTTCCCTGACAGATCATAAGAGACTATAATGTAATCCTTTGCCGGATTCGGAAATATACTTAACCTATTGTCTTTTTGTTTTGAATTTCCATGTTTGTCAGGAATAATTAGTGATGATTTTAAGTTATCCGATAAATAAATCGGTTCAATATAATCTGTAATTCCATTAGCCACCAAAACATTACGAGCAAGTGAACCGGGTTTGGATTCTCTTGATTTAAGTTCCGTTAATTGCTCAACCATCAATGAATCGAGAATATCGTTACCTTGTTTTAAAGGCCATAGTATTTCCATTAGGAAATTATAATCCTCATAGTCTTGCGTCTGCTCAATTGTTAGATTTGTCAGCTGAGGAATCATTTCCAAAGTATTGAAGCAGTTGAGTGAATCATTGTTATAAAAATACAAAAAAGCGAGTCTGTAAAGAATTTCCGGATCAGTTTCACCAGACCAAAGACTAATTAAGCTATCCATTGATCCTAGAAAATCAAGTGTATCCTGTTTATATAATGATTCTAATTTGTATAATGATTCGTACTTTGCAGCCACATGTTTTGCCATTTTAGCTTCAAGAATTTCGAGTTCTCCGTCAATATTTCTTCCTTGAAGAATCTCGCCCATCATTTCATCCGGCATTGGATCAAATCTTTCATTAATTTCATCAAGTATTTCCGTTGATTTAGCAGACTGTGGATTAGCAACCAGTATATCCCTTAACATAGCATTTGGAAGTACATTCTCTTTATAAATAGCTGATTTCATCACCGTATCTGATAAATAGGGAGATTCATCCGGTTCCATAGTTCCATCGTTCCGTGTAAATCCGATGCATACGCAGTAATCCGCGTGTTATTTAAATGGAACGCGGATAACGCGAATTTTGCGAATGACCGTGAATTATTTTAAATTTAAAATTGAATTTCGTAAATTACATTGACAATGCCGAATGCCGAATTGACAATCGTGTAATTAGATCCTCAATTACCTGGCTACGACAAACTTCCTGCTTTCCAATAAATCAAAACCTTTTTTCAGGATAGCAATATACACACCTGATGTAAAACCTTCTACATTCACCAGAACTTTGTCCTGCCCATCCGGGATTTTTATTTTTTGAACTTTCCTCCCAAATATATCATAAATACAAATTGAATAATCCTTTCCCTCATTCAACATTAAACATTCAACATTCAACATTTCCCGGCAGGGATTCGGCCACACCTCCAACCCACCCGTCTTACCGTCATACCGTCCTACAGTCCTACCGTCTTCCTCAATCCCCACAATAATCCCGCAATCATCAGGGACGATGGTATCCGATGCAATCTGGTAAGGGCAAAGGCTGTCGTAAACAAAGGGAGTCGTGTAAAATGTGTCCTGCTCAAGATCCTGGGTCAATTTGTATAAGTAAGTATCAAATTCACCTGATAAGTGACTTGATATTAGAATTAGGATATTACCATCAAATGTCTTTTTTGTAAACCCTAAAAAGTAATCATTAATAATAGTAACAGAATTAGTGATATGGCCCAAAGTATCAAAAATTATAACTCGGGATTGGTAATCGTCATCATCATTACCCCAACCGGCACTTCCGGCAAGTAATGAATCATTTAAAAAATCGAAAGTCATTAATTTGCCGTAATCATAATTACCGTTAACTAAATCATATACTCCCATAACATTACCTTGCATATCTATTTTAACAATTGAAGGTCTTGTTGCTGATAATGTATCAGAATGATAATAATGGCTAATACAGGAATAATAATAGGTTTGTTCCGGATTTAACAAAGTCATAAATGCATCTCCTCCTATATCTGCTGTTTCTTTGTGCAGTATTATTTCCCATTCAAAATTACCCAGTGAATCTACCTTGATATAATAAGGATGAAGCCATCCAATTGTTGGGTTATCCGGGTCAGGGTAATAACACATTCCAGTCATCAGAAAACCATGATCAGGTGTTAGAATTAAATTCGATAATGCTTCACCACTAACACCCTGATCCGGACTTTGGTAATATTGCTGCCATAATAGATCACCTTCTGGAGAAAACCTTAATATACCTGTCCTGTAACTATACAAAGGTAGGAATGCACCAAAAATTAGTGCAGCATAACCGCCATCTGGAGTAATGGCATTGCTCCAGAAAAAATCATTGTTACTTGTTGTTGAGATTTTTTTGCACCATTCTTTCTCACCACAAGCATTCAATTTGATAATAATTGGATCGGTACCATCATCATTACCAGCAGAACCACATAGATAAATTTCCCCATTTCTGTTTTGACTAATGCGAGCAACTCCAATATTGTTATCTTCACCACCGATGAATTTTCCCCATAAAATTTCCCCATTGATATCTGTCTTGATTAGCCAGGTATAGGGTGGATAATTTGGAGTTACCCACCCCGATAATAGATAACCTTTATCATATGAAATATTCAAACTCATACCTGGGGCATCCATATCATTTAGATATTGCTGAATCCATCTATTTTGGGGATAGCCGGAAAATTGAGTTAGTACTGTTAGAAAACATATCAGCGTAAGTTGCCTCATGAGTATGTTTATTTAGATAGTACAAATTTTTCAGATTCTAATATTTCCCCGTCATTTTCTAAACGAATACAATAGACACCTGAGGAATAACCAGACAAAGATATTATTGCCTGATTTCTTGTTCCATATAGATTTTGTTTGTAGCAAGGTTTTCCATCTATGGAACTTATGATAATACTTG includes:
- a CDS encoding DUF3570 domain-containing protein, producing the protein MYAPQVSFSHEIDSTNTILFDAGIDFITSASTDRIDYNMSSASYQDAHFQVSAGYSRYFRKPQIELGLTGSMSLESDFLSGGFNLWFYHPDKAGMTSYYASFQAFFDDLRWGRLNDDYKKPVTLVYPVELRDTNWFDIYMRYSYNLSLGIERVINRRMSIGFFPGVIIQTGLLSTPYHRVYFKGEDKAKVEHLPTRRIKIPVGVKLNAYIGTSLILNTFYRFYLDDFDILSNTLGLETFYKVNPYLTPSISFRFYQQSGSKYFMPFKKHLLTETFYTSDYDLSAFYSVKAGAGFRYAPYKRMFANWSFDEIELMYYYYWRSDGLQAHFISTFFGIKSLVPKYRTI
- a CDS encoding FAD:protein FMN transferase — encoded protein: MITFKIRFIYPALWVLIILLFLVSPAFAQLLDNETEAFIRAKEQNRPVFLIFSGSDWCVPCIRFEKEIFSDSSFIKYSEENLVILKAEFPQKKKLSPEIILQNEKLAEKYNPTGLFPHLVLLNPDGNIITTLWYEHQSTEEFIRQMKNAMPETDCLKEFRTSAMLMGCGFEFTIVDSANSNNGWQLIQESINEVKRIENMISEWSDTTEAGRLNANAGKEPVRLSPEVYELIRRSIIISELTQGAFDITFGGVGKLWRFDRKNPVMPDSSTVMQALGSVGYRHILLMDSSQVFLSKPGMRIGFGAIGKGYAAEIVKTMLMKKGITSGVVNASGDLTAWGIRPDGSSWKVGIADPTNPVKILLWLPVTDAAVATSGDYEKYFEINGIRYAHIIDPRTGYPTKGVQSVTIISPDAELSDALATAVFVMGVETGLDFIAQLPGTYCIIIDDKNNIHYSRGIELLITKE
- a CDS encoding T9SS type A sorting domain-containing protein, whose translation is MRRITLIFLITVFTCFSVYTQNRWIQQYHDDLTGPGIFIDVSYDHGYLLTGWVVPNFPHYTWLTKTDENGMILWDKFLGSINGSTVVDQFKQSSSGNIYLCGGTINEGMVDPLIIKLNECGEKEWCRLILTTSDNDFFRSIVITPDGGCAALIFGAFLPLYNNRTGILKFSPDGELLWQQYYQSPDQGVDNEDLSNLILTPDHGFLMTGYCGYPDPVNPSIAWLHPYYVKVDSLGNFEWEIVLHKETGCLGGKALSSLMNPTQKYYYSCISHYYHSDTLYAKRPSLVKIDLLGNVIGVYDLVHEDYDWGTLFSAVFFNDSLLAGGANWSYNEDGPRSRAIIFDTLGNIKDSLTLLNTGWLSKTAITHDGKLLFYNTIEENGDFDTYLFKLTQDLEQDTFYTTPFIYDSLCPYQIASDTIVPDDCGVIVGVEDDDKTIGLYDGKTGGLEVWPNPCREMLNVECLMLNEGKDYSICIYDIFGRKVLEIKVPDRQNEVQINVEGYPTGIYLAVLKNGQAMKANAKFMVVR
- a CDS encoding T9SS type A sorting domain-containing protein; translated protein: MEPDESPYLSDTVMKSAIYKENVLPNAMLRDILVANPQSAKSTEILDEINERFDPMPDEMMGEILQGRNIDGELEILEAKMAKHVAAKYESLYKLESLYKQDTLDFLGSMDSLISLWSGETDPEILYRLAFLYFYNNDSLNCFNTLEMIPQLTNLTIEQTQDYEDYNFLMEILWPLKQGNDILDSLMVEQLTELKSRESKPGSLARNVLVANGITDYIEPIYLSDNLKSSLIIPDKHGNSKQKDNRLSIFPNPAKDYIIVSYDLSGKAGNPWIDIYSLEGKPCYRQSLIGSKNQIVIPMAKLASGVYSVQLVMDGEILESSKFVLINE
- a CDS encoding T9SS type A sorting domain-containing protein, translated to MRQLTLICFLTVLTQFSGYPQNRWIQQYLNDMDAPGMSLNISYDKGYLLSGWVTPNYPPYTWLIKTDINGEILWGKFIGGEDNNIGVARISQNRNGEIYLCGSAGNDDGTDPIIIKLNACGEKEWCKKISTTSNNDFFWSNAITPDGGYAALIFGAFLPLYSYRTGILRFSPEGDLLWQQYYQSPDQGVSGEALSNLILTPDHGFLMTGMCYYPDPDNPTIGWLHPYYIKVDSLGNFEWEIILHKETADIGGDAFMTLLNPEQTYYYSCISHYYHSDTLSATRPSIVKIDMQGNVMGVYDLVNGNYDYGKLMTFDFLNDSLLAGSAGWGNDDDDYQSRVIIFDTLGHITNSVTIINDYFLGFTKKTFDGNILILISSHLSGEFDTYLYKLTQDLEQDTFYTTPFVYDSLCPYQIASDTIVPDDCGIIVGIEEDGRTVGRYDGKTGGLEVWPNPCREMLNVECLMLNEGKDYSICIYDIFGRKVQKIKIPDGQDKVLVNVEGFTSGVYIAILKKGFDLLESRKFVVAR